One genomic window of Medicago truncatula cultivar Jemalong A17 chromosome 1, MtrunA17r5.0-ANR, whole genome shotgun sequence includes the following:
- the LOC25484347 gene encoding F-box/LRR-repeat protein 17: MQHSINAAASQSSRGGDTAESSDTKKGKKRGSYNCGRCGLPKKGHNCNIKTPVSTTTTTTTPVDSSLSIVSVPSAVSVIRQPPSNLRRALSFDGLDDRGSGLDLLRLDDKAYGDGDGDGDGDGDGDLLDLELDLEPDLDVEIDSSGLPGNLRWDVLRRLPPAGLLSAAKVCKGWRETARKLWKATEELKLRVPVKVHVGFVASMLQKCPGILRLSLRMESDFDSTMLACIAFSCPNLESMEISVFDTATNRINGDELGRFVADKRNLKTLKMEGCSNLGGFVLSSSSLSTLWLSDLHSLSKMVFNCPQLREISLEFSCQENASTDLITMIEGLGRSCLKLQNIHIASMRLSHAAVLALTAAQLRGLRMLSLVLGSELTDASVAAIASSYPNLELLDLSGSGISDSGIGMICNVFPETLKRLLLALCPNVTSSGIQFATAQLPLLELMDCGMTICDPNFPDPTTVENNGKSLKTSSANLQHINQKLIIKHSRLKKLSLWGCTGLDALYLNCPELNDLNLNSCRNLHSERLLLQCPTLENVHASGCQDLLVEAIQSQVRNVFPAIDNHSPSKRLPDGSKRVRVPYLLSGESPEPEKKRRRIERLPCNVLVD, from the exons ATGCAACACTCAATTAACGCCGCCGCATCGCAATCTTCACGCGGCGGCGACACCGCCGAAAGCTCCGAtacaaaaaaaggaaagaaacgTGGCAGTTATAATTGTGGACGTTGTGGCCTTCCCAAAAAAGGACATAACTGTAATATCAAAACGCCAGTTTCCACCACAACCACCACCACTACGCCGGTAGATTCATCTTTATCTATCGTTTCTGTACCGTCTGCGGTCTCGGTGATTCGTCAACCACCGTCGAATCTCCGGCGAGCGCTTTCGTTTGACGGTCTTGACGATCGAGGCAGTGGACTTGATCTGTTGAGGCTTGACGATAAAGCGTATGGTGACGGTGACGGTGATGGAGATGGTGATGGCGATGGAGATTTGTTGGATCTGGAACTAGATCTAGAACCAGATCTAGATGTGGAGATTGATTCGAGCGGTTTGCCTGGGAATTTAAGGTGGGATGTTTTGAGGAGGTTACCGCCGGCGGGATTGTTATCGGCGGCGAAGGTGTGTAAGGGATGGAGGGAGACGGCGAGGAAGCTGTGGAAAGCGACGGAGGAGTTGAAGCTTAGGGTTCCGGTGAAGGTTCATGTTGGATTTGTTGCATCGATGCTGCAGAAATGTCCTGGGATTTTGAGGCTTTCGCTTAGAATGGAAAG TGATTTTGATTCGACTATGCTGGCTTGCATTGCATTTTCATGCCCCAATCTGGAGTCTATGGAGATCTCTGTCTTTGACACCGCAACCAATCGGATCAATGG GGATGAACTAGGCCGATTTGTTGCTGACAAAAGAAACCTCAAAACCCTCAAGATGGAAGGTTGTTCTAATCTAGGGGGTTTTGTCCTCTCTTCATCTAGTTTGTCTACACTTTGGCTATCAGATCTGCACTCTCTGTCTAAGATG GTATTTAACTGTCCGCAGCTGAGAGAGATTTCACTTGAATTTTCTTGCCAAGAAAATGCCAGCACTGACCTCATAACTATGATTGAAGGATTGGGAAGAAGTTGCTTGAAATTGCAAAACATCCATATAGCTTCAATGCGGCTTTCTCATGCTGCTGTGCTTGCTCTTACTGCTGCTCAATTGAG GGGGTTGCGAATGCTTTCTCTTGTTCTTGGATCTGAATTAACCGATGCATCTGTTGCTGCAATTGCCTCAAGCTATCCAAATCTAGAGTTGCTTGACCTCAGTGG ATCTGGCATAAGTGACAGCGGCATTGGAATGATTTGCAACGTATTCCCTGAAACACTTAAAAGACTTCTCCTTGCTCTTTGCCCTAATGTGACTTCAA GTGGCATTCAATTTGCTACAGCTCAATTGCCACTTCTTGAACTTATGGACTGTGGCATGACCATATGTGATCCTAATTTCCCAGATCCAACCACTGTCGAAAATAATGGCAAATCGCTGAAAACATCCAGTGCAAATCTACAGCATATAAACCAAAAGCTAATCATCAAACATAGCCGTTTAAAGAAACTCAGTTTATGGGGTTGCACCGGCTTGGAT GCCCTATACTTAAACTGCCCAGAACTCAATGATCTGAATCTAAATTCTTGTAGAAATTTGCATTCAG AGCGGCTGTTGCTTCAGTGCCCCACTTTGGAAAATGTTCATGCATCAGGTTGTCAGGATTTGTTAGTCGAGGCTATCCAAAGTCAG GTCCGCAATGTTTTTCCTGCTATAGATAACCATTCGCCTTCTAAACGTCTACCTGATGGCTCCAAAAGGGTTCGGGTTCCTTATTTACTTAGTGGCGAG tcCCCTGAACCTGAAAAAAAGCGAAGGAGGATCGAGAGACTTCCGTGTAATGTGCTTGTGGACTGA
- the LOC25484348 gene encoding auxin-induced protein AUX28 has product MEVVAGMKKEEKMVFDETELRLGLGLPGKTTEVVRKRGFSETESESETNTVDLKLNLSTKEGATDPQFKPKEKALLLSDSGAKPPAKAQVVGWPPVRSFRKNMFAAQKSNEGSEESEKKNSNNNPISFVKVSMDGAPYLRKVDLKMYKSYPELSDALAKMFNSFTTGNCESQGIKDFMNESNKLMDLLNSSDYVPTYEDKDGDWMLVGDVPWEMFIDSCKRLRIMKGKEAIGLAPRAMEKCKNRS; this is encoded by the exons ATGGAAGTTGTTGCAGGGAtgaaaaaggaggaaaagatGGTGTTTGATGAAACTGAACTGAGGTTAGGACTTGGATTGCCAGGGAAAACAACAGAAGTAGTAAGGAAGAGAGGTTTTTCTGAAACTGAGAGTGAAAGTGAAACAAACACTGTGGATTTGAAGCTTAATCTTTCTACTAAGGAAGGAGCAACAGATCCACAATTTAAGCCAAAGGAGAAGGCTCTTCTGCTCTCTGATTCTGGTGCCAAGCCTCCTGCTAA GGCACAAGTGGTAGGGTGGCCACCAGTGCGGTCATTCCGTAAGAACATGTTTGCTGCCCAAAAGAGCAATGAAGGATCAGAAGAAAGTGAAAAGAAGAATAGCAATAATAATCCAATAAGCTTTGTGAAAGTTAGCATGGATGGAGCACCTTACCTCCGTAAAGTAGACCTCAAGATGTACAAGAGTTACCCAGAGCTCTCTGATGCCTTGGCCAAAATGTTTAACTCCTTTACcacag GAAATTGTGAATCCCAAGGCATTAAGGATTTCATGAATGAGAGTAATAAGTTGATGGATCTATTGAACAGCTCCGACTATGTCCCAACTTATGAAGACAAAGATGGCGACTGGATGCTTGTCGGTGATGTACCATGGGA GATGTTTATTGATTCATGCAAGCGTCTACGTATCATGAAAGGAAAGGAAGCCATTGGACTCG CACCAAGAGCCATGGAAAAATGCAAGAACAGGAGCTAG